A stretch of Desulfotalea psychrophila LSv54 DNA encodes these proteins:
- a CDS encoding UDP-glucose dehydrogenase family protein — translation MKVTVFGVGYVGLVQAVALADCGHDVCCVDVDAAKIAGLQQGIIPIFEPGLQELVLKNCEVARLRFSTDAALGVDHATIQFIAVGTPPGEDGSADLQYVLGVAGTIASLMSDEKIIVNKSTVPVGTADKVRAHVQDLLTRRGQELPFQVLSNPEFLKEGSALEDCMRPERIIIGTESPQAETLMRELYEPFNRNRDKIMVMDVRSAEFTKYAANCLLATKISFMNEMSHLAERMEVDIEEVRRGIGSDSRIGYQFIYPGCGYGGSCFPKDVRALERSGREVGYHAQILQAVEQVNFQQKQKLYQHITCHYGDDIAGKTFALWGLSFKPNTDDMREASSRVLMERLWQAGARVRAYDPEAMDEALRLYGMRADLEIVASKDEAVVGADALVIVTEWKDFRVPDFSMLQEKLRDRVIFDGRNLYEPSRVEDAGLAYYGIGRGRSCRKKL, via the coding sequence ATGAAGGTAACGGTTTTTGGAGTAGGTTATGTGGGCTTGGTGCAGGCGGTGGCTTTGGCAGACTGTGGTCATGATGTCTGTTGTGTCGACGTTGATGCTGCGAAAATTGCTGGTCTCCAGCAGGGGATTATCCCTATCTTCGAACCTGGACTTCAGGAACTGGTACTTAAAAATTGCGAGGTCGCTCGTCTCCGCTTTAGTACCGATGCGGCCCTTGGGGTCGATCATGCCACCATCCAGTTTATAGCCGTGGGTACACCTCCGGGTGAGGATGGCAGTGCGGATCTGCAGTATGTGCTTGGGGTTGCTGGTACCATTGCTTCCCTGATGTCCGATGAAAAGATCATTGTCAATAAATCAACTGTCCCCGTTGGTACAGCCGATAAGGTGCGTGCCCATGTGCAGGATCTGCTTACCAGACGTGGGCAGGAACTACCATTTCAGGTATTGTCCAATCCGGAATTTTTAAAAGAGGGTTCTGCCCTTGAAGATTGCATGCGGCCTGAACGTATCATCATTGGTACCGAGAGCCCCCAGGCAGAGACCCTTATGCGTGAACTCTACGAGCCATTCAACCGTAATCGTGACAAGATAATGGTTATGGATGTGCGCAGTGCTGAGTTCACCAAATATGCGGCCAATTGTCTCCTTGCCACCAAGATATCTTTTATGAATGAGATGTCTCATCTGGCCGAAAGGATGGAGGTGGATATCGAGGAGGTACGCCGGGGCATTGGTTCGGACTCTCGTATTGGCTATCAGTTTATCTATCCGGGCTGTGGTTATGGTGGATCCTGTTTTCCTAAAGATGTGCGTGCCCTGGAGAGGTCTGGGCGAGAGGTTGGCTATCATGCCCAGATTCTTCAGGCCGTTGAACAGGTTAATTTCCAGCAGAAACAAAAGCTCTATCAGCATATTACCTGCCACTATGGTGATGACATTGCCGGCAAGACCTTTGCTCTTTGGGGCCTCTCCTTTAAACCCAATACCGATGATATGCGTGAGGCGTCGAGTCGGGTCCTGATGGAACGACTTTGGCAGGCGGGAGCACGTGTTCGGGCCTATGATCCAGAGGCGATGGACGAGGCCCTTCGTCTTTACGGGATGCGTGCTGATCTGGAGATTGTTGCCAGTAAGGATGAGGCTGTAGTAGGTGCCGATGCCCTGGTCATTGTCACCGAATGGAAAGACTTCCGGGTTCCAGACTTTTCTATGCTTCAGGAAAAGCTGAGGGATAGGGTGATTTTTGACGGACGTAATCTCTATGAACCTTCCCGGGTGGAGGATGCTGGCCTTGCCTATTATGGAATTGGTCGGGGTAGGAGTTGCAGGAAAAAGCTTTAA
- the hisA gene encoding phosphoribosylformimino-5-aminoimidazole carboxamide ribotide isomerase, with protein sequence MKFRPCIDLHNGQVKQIVGSTLSDVEPSQLQTNYTADKPASWFANLYRQDDLRGGHIIKLGPGNDDAAKSALAAWPGGMQIGGGINYDNACDWLDLGASHVIVTSWVFSNGQIDEGRLADLVRRVGKKRLVLDLSCRRRGDDYFIVTDRWQKFTEVQVVPEVLERLASCCDEFLLHAADVEGKCEGIERDLVLKLADWSPIATTYAGGIRGVEDLQAIAELGRGRIDATIGSALDIFGGSLISYAEAVEFHKRNDL encoded by the coding sequence GTGAAATTTCGACCATGCATAGACCTACATAATGGTCAAGTGAAACAGATTGTTGGCTCGACCCTATCCGATGTAGAACCGTCCCAACTTCAAACAAATTATACGGCAGATAAGCCTGCCAGCTGGTTTGCCAACCTCTATCGGCAGGATGATTTGAGGGGTGGTCATATTATCAAGCTAGGTCCGGGCAATGATGACGCCGCAAAATCTGCCCTTGCCGCCTGGCCCGGAGGTATGCAAATTGGCGGAGGCATTAACTATGATAATGCCTGTGATTGGCTCGATCTGGGCGCATCGCATGTGATTGTTACCTCCTGGGTATTTTCTAATGGTCAGATAGATGAAGGACGCTTGGCGGATCTTGTCCGTCGAGTGGGTAAGAAACGTCTGGTGCTTGATCTGAGTTGTCGGCGGCGAGGTGATGACTATTTTATTGTCACCGATAGATGGCAGAAGTTTACCGAGGTGCAGGTTGTACCAGAGGTGCTGGAACGACTTGCCTCTTGTTGTGATGAATTTCTTCTGCATGCGGCCGATGTGGAGGGTAAGTGTGAAGGAATTGAGCGTGATTTGGTCCTGAAGTTAGCAGATTGGAGCCCCATTGCCACAACCTATGCTGGTGGTATCCGTGGCGTGGAGGATTTGCAGGCCATTGCCGAGCTTGGCAGGGGCCGAATTGATGCCACTATTGGTAGCGCTCTTGATATATTTGGCGGGAGCCTGATCTCCTATGCCGAGGCAGTGGAGTTCCATAAGAGAAACGATCTTTAA
- a CDS encoding acyltransferase family protein — protein sequence MGESIKGRRSANGFRPDINGLRACAVLFVVFYHFGFLHLKGGFIGVDVFFVISGFLMTKIIVTGIKNETFSLRYFYLSRARRIVPALLVLVALLLFFGYFFLPQGNYKELSSEATNALLFFSNVYYWGKNGYFDTDSQEKWLLHTWSLSVEWQFYLLFPVVLVLLYRFWRKGISAFGYKFDSGLVVIILLFVCSFFSCVILSRSAPVASFYLLPTRVWEMLAGGIVFYLDDRFCCAGRYSRFVSFLGWGSLATCAFLFRENFLWPGYLAALPVVATMLIIYARHDACFISNRVVQWIGARSYSVYLYHWPLVVVAYFLGVDGHVLWTMFFVVLSFVLASISYSFVENPCRLYLARGGIFRERYTLVPGVCMVILFSVIIHAKVSVLPQNRLLSFVRESAAALGEIDNRDPRREECFEAATGAGSPGCVYGGESVGAILMGDSHAGAVARSFGGAAKAHGKGVLFWGMSGCPTIKGFKRNGVSQCLDFNNWAFANIDKISRDIPLVIVNRSSLYLLGEVGSSGVAQPLGFISRSPQSADEKWFQQEYQTKIVETACMLAKTREVYLVRPVPAMGVHVPKTLAQQILRGEELRVVLPLEKYYSRNSLVLEAQDRAVQECGVHILNPLPAFCDAENCYGSKDGRSLYSDADHLSEYGSQFLQPMFEQIFQNESEGTCSLQEDIVPM from the coding sequence TTGGGAGAAAGTATTAAAGGTCGGCGGAGTGCAAATGGATTTAGGCCAGATATAAATGGGCTACGTGCCTGTGCTGTTTTGTTTGTCGTTTTTTATCATTTTGGTTTTTTGCATCTTAAGGGCGGCTTTATCGGTGTAGATGTCTTTTTTGTCATCTCTGGCTTTTTGATGACAAAAATTATTGTGACAGGGATAAAAAATGAAACCTTTTCTTTGAGATATTTCTACCTGTCTCGTGCGAGAAGAATTGTTCCGGCCCTTTTGGTTCTTGTGGCCCTGCTTTTGTTTTTTGGCTACTTCTTTTTACCACAGGGGAACTATAAAGAGCTTAGTTCTGAAGCAACAAATGCCCTGTTGTTCTTCTCAAATGTTTATTATTGGGGAAAAAATGGTTACTTTGACACGGATTCTCAGGAGAAGTGGTTGCTACATACCTGGTCACTTTCCGTGGAGTGGCAGTTTTATCTTTTGTTTCCTGTAGTTTTAGTACTGTTGTACCGATTTTGGCGGAAGGGGATATCAGCTTTTGGCTACAAATTTGATTCTGGTCTTGTTGTCATTATCCTGCTCTTTGTTTGCTCTTTTTTTTCTTGCGTAATATTGAGCAGAAGTGCTCCTGTGGCGAGCTTTTATCTCTTGCCTACCCGGGTGTGGGAGATGCTTGCCGGTGGGATTGTTTTTTATCTTGATGATCGCTTTTGCTGTGCAGGAAGGTATTCACGCTTTGTATCTTTTCTTGGTTGGGGCTCTTTGGCTACCTGTGCCTTTCTTTTCCGAGAAAATTTTCTCTGGCCCGGGTATTTGGCCGCTCTTCCTGTTGTTGCGACCATGCTTATTATATACGCTCGTCATGACGCTTGTTTCATCAGCAATAGAGTTGTGCAGTGGATTGGCGCGCGATCTTACTCTGTGTATCTTTATCATTGGCCTCTGGTTGTCGTCGCGTACTTTTTGGGAGTTGATGGCCATGTGCTTTGGACAATGTTTTTTGTTGTTCTGAGCTTTGTTCTTGCAAGCATCTCCTACTCTTTTGTTGAGAATCCCTGTCGCCTGTATTTGGCAAGGGGAGGCATTTTTCGAGAACGATATACTCTTGTGCCTGGTGTATGCATGGTGATCTTATTCAGTGTTATTATCCATGCTAAGGTTTCGGTATTGCCGCAGAATCGTTTACTCTCTTTTGTACGGGAAAGCGCGGCCGCTCTTGGCGAGATTGATAACCGCGATCCACGGCGTGAAGAGTGCTTTGAAGCTGCAACGGGAGCAGGTTCACCGGGATGTGTTTACGGAGGTGAGAGTGTTGGGGCTATTTTAATGGGGGATAGTCATGCGGGTGCTGTTGCTCGTTCTTTTGGTGGAGCGGCGAAGGCACATGGTAAGGGCGTACTGTTTTGGGGAATGTCTGGTTGCCCAACAATTAAGGGATTTAAGCGAAATGGAGTTTCCCAATGTTTGGATTTTAATAATTGGGCGTTTGCTAATATAGATAAAATATCCAGAGATATACCTCTTGTTATTGTCAATAGATCATCTCTGTACCTCTTGGGAGAAGTCGGGAGCAGTGGTGTGGCTCAGCCATTGGGCTTTATATCTCGTTCTCCGCAATCTGCTGATGAAAAATGGTTTCAACAAGAGTATCAAACTAAAATTGTTGAGACGGCCTGTATGTTGGCAAAAACAAGGGAAGTGTATCTTGTCAGGCCAGTTCCTGCCATGGGCGTTCATGTCCCTAAAACCTTGGCTCAACAAATATTACGGGGAGAGGAGCTGCGGGTTGTTCTCCCCCTGGAGAAGTATTATTCACGTAATAGCTTGGTTCTAGAGGCCCAGGATCGAGCTGTGCAAGAGTGTGGGGTTCATATTTTAAATCCATTGCCCGCTTTTTGTGATGCTGAAAACTGCTATGGTAGCAAAGATGGTCGATCTTTATATTCGGATGCAGATCACCTGAGTGAGTATGGAAGTCAGTTTTTGCAGCCGATGTTTGAGCAGATTTTCCAAAATGAGAGTGAGGGGACATGTTCGCTGCAAGAGGACATAGTTCCTATGTAG
- a CDS encoding MBL fold metallo-hydrolase, producing the protein MAETFTVKLWGVRGSIPCPGRTTQKYGGNGACIELRVGLENRLVVIDAGSGIRALGNALMNADVPRGSLSLDLFLSHTHWDHIMGFPFFAPIYLPTTRMNVYGPVSYEENSLEDVVGGQMKYRYFPVNVGELSSHINYRSLQEISRLDMGRGLQLTTKYLNHPVSTLGYRFEYGGKVFCTCYDTEPFRNLFVTDRDDPEYDEMLAYEGELVAAEQNRAIESFFAGADVLIHDAQYTQQEYETMRRDWGHSPIEHVIQAAERAGVKRLVLFHHDPDRTDAQLDLFSEKYCQSLSMQVEFAREGMQLDL; encoded by the coding sequence ATGGCGGAAACATTTACAGTAAAGTTATGGGGAGTGCGTGGCTCGATTCCCTGTCCGGGTAGGACCACCCAGAAATATGGTGGTAATGGTGCCTGTATAGAGTTGCGCGTTGGTCTGGAAAACAGGTTGGTGGTGATAGATGCAGGTTCCGGGATTCGGGCCCTGGGCAACGCCTTGATGAATGCGGATGTACCCCGGGGTAGTCTCTCTCTAGACCTCTTTCTTTCCCATACCCATTGGGATCATATAATGGGCTTTCCTTTCTTTGCCCCCATATATTTGCCAACAACAAGAATGAATGTCTATGGCCCCGTATCCTATGAGGAAAACTCCCTGGAAGATGTGGTGGGGGGGCAGATGAAGTATCGTTATTTTCCCGTAAATGTGGGGGAGCTCTCTTCCCATATTAATTATCGCTCCCTGCAAGAGATCTCTCGGCTTGATATGGGGCGTGGACTTCAACTTACCACTAAATACCTTAATCATCCTGTCAGTACCCTCGGCTATCGTTTTGAGTATGGCGGTAAGGTCTTTTGTACCTGTTATGATACAGAACCATTTCGTAATCTCTTTGTTACAGATCGCGATGATCCTGAATATGACGAAATGCTTGCCTACGAGGGAGAGCTTGTTGCCGCAGAGCAGAACAGGGCCATAGAATCTTTTTTTGCCGGGGCAGATGTGCTCATTCATGATGCTCAGTATACCCAGCAGGAGTATGAGACCATGCGTCGGGACTGGGGACATAGTCCGATAGAGCATGTGATACAGGCCGCTGAACGTGCCGGGGTGAAGAGGTTGGTCTTGTTTCATCATGATCCGGATCGAACAGATGCGCAACTGGATCTTTTTAGTGAGAAATATTGCCAGAGTCTCTCCATGCAGGTAGAATTTGCTCGGGAGGGGATGCAGTTAGATCTTTGA
- a CDS encoding ribonuclease H-like domain-containing protein: MLQHTFCHISGLGAKTEKKLWEAGIHNWGQISCSTAVRLSPTSRADLAQTLEESLTALENNPKYFTKKLASTESWRIFNQFRDQSAYIDIETTGLSDDAEITTIAVYDGKKIMHYIQGHNLDDFVRDIRRYKVLISYSGTGFDLPVIERYFKIKLDHAHIDLRYVLASLGIRGGLKGCEKQIGIDRGDLDGINGCFAITLWRAYQLQGDQAALQTLVAYNIEDSVNLERLMVEAYNRKLLATPFAAEMSLPSPKLPVLPFQADRDCIRRLGGGQ, from the coding sequence ATGTTACAACATACCTTCTGCCATATATCAGGTCTTGGCGCAAAAACCGAAAAAAAACTCTGGGAAGCTGGCATCCACAACTGGGGGCAAATCTCCTGTTCCACCGCTGTAAGACTTTCGCCAACCAGCAGAGCTGATCTCGCCCAAACCTTGGAAGAATCGCTTACGGCACTAGAGAACAATCCAAAATATTTTACAAAAAAGCTGGCCAGCACGGAAAGTTGGCGAATATTCAACCAGTTCAGAGATCAGTCGGCCTATATTGATATCGAGACCACGGGCCTCAGTGATGATGCAGAGATCACCACCATCGCCGTCTATGATGGCAAGAAGATCATGCACTATATCCAGGGACACAACCTTGACGACTTCGTCCGGGATATACGGAGATATAAGGTACTGATCAGCTACAGCGGTACCGGATTTGACCTACCCGTTATCGAAAGATACTTTAAAATCAAACTCGACCATGCCCATATCGACCTGCGCTACGTCCTGGCAAGTCTTGGTATCAGAGGCGGTCTGAAGGGATGCGAAAAGCAGATCGGCATTGACCGCGGCGACCTCGATGGCATTAATGGCTGCTTTGCCATCACTCTCTGGCGAGCATACCAGCTACAAGGAGATCAGGCTGCCCTGCAAACTCTGGTCGCCTACAATATTGAGGACAGCGTCAACCTTGAACGACTTATGGTGGAGGCCTATAACCGCAAGCTACTGGCAACCCCCTTTGCCGCTGAGATGAGCCTACCTAGCCCCAAACTACCTGTCCTACCATTTCAGGCGGACCGGGATTGCATCAGACGATTAGGCGGCGGGCAGTAG
- the fusA gene encoding elongation factor G → MSKDLSKVRNIGISAHIDSGKTTLTERILFYTDRIHAIHEVRGKDGVGAKMDSMELEKERGITIQSAATFCNWKGTDINIIDTPGHVDFTVEVERALRVLDGAVLVLCSVGGVQSQSITVNRQMTRYNVPRIAFINKCDRTGANPAKVTGQLQEKLQLNAHMMQMPIGLEGDLVGMVDLVTMKAVYYEGENGDEIRITDIPAEMLDEATEKRETLLEEISMFSEELMEALLEDSENVDIDLIYKAVRQGTIALEFTPVFMGSAYKNKGVQALLDAVETYLPCPTDVENIGLDLDNEETEFAVTNNDEDPLIMLAFKLEDGRYGQLTYVRTYQGQLTKGDTVYNRRTGRKVKIGRLCRMHSDEMEEIDGVGSGDIVALFGVDCASGDTFTNDAVNCSMTSMHVPEPVISLSIKPIDNKAQINMSKALNRFTKEDPTFRTFVDHETNETIISGMGELHLEVYVERMKREYAAEVEVGKPQVSYRETITQRAEFNYTHKKQTGGTGQFGRVAGYMEPLDEGDYEFVDKIVGGAIPREFISSCDKGFQKSLVKGHLCGAGITGVRCVINDGSFHAVDSSDVAFQIASVGAFKDGYMKAKPVIMEPIMKVSVEGPSEFQGAVMGSINQRRGMIIGSNEEGTYSVIEAEVPLSEMFGYSTTLRSLTQGKAEFTMEFANFKPVPKTVGDNLIKAHEEERKNG, encoded by the coding sequence ATGAGTAAAGATTTATCAAAAGTTCGTAATATTGGTATCAGTGCCCATATTGACTCTGGGAAGACGACTCTGACTGAGCGTATTCTTTTTTATACAGACCGAATTCATGCAATCCACGAAGTACGTGGTAAGGATGGAGTTGGTGCCAAGATGGATTCCATGGAGCTTGAAAAAGAGCGCGGAATTACCATTCAGTCTGCCGCAACTTTCTGTAACTGGAAGGGTACTGATATTAATATTATCGATACTCCTGGCCATGTTGACTTTACCGTAGAGGTAGAGCGTGCACTTCGTGTACTTGATGGCGCGGTACTGGTACTTTGCTCCGTTGGTGGAGTTCAGTCTCAGTCTATTACCGTTAACCGTCAGATGACTCGTTACAATGTTCCACGTATTGCTTTTATCAATAAGTGTGATCGTACCGGCGCCAATCCAGCCAAGGTAACCGGACAGCTTCAGGAAAAATTGCAACTGAATGCACATATGATGCAGATGCCAATTGGTCTTGAAGGTGATCTTGTTGGTATGGTTGATCTTGTGACCATGAAAGCCGTTTATTATGAAGGCGAGAATGGCGATGAGATTCGTATCACAGATATTCCTGCTGAGATGCTCGATGAGGCAACAGAGAAGCGTGAAACTCTTCTTGAAGAGATCTCCATGTTCTCAGAAGAGCTGATGGAAGCACTTCTTGAGGATAGCGAGAATGTTGATATCGATCTTATCTATAAGGCTGTTCGTCAGGGAACTATCGCTCTTGAATTCACCCCTGTATTCATGGGCTCTGCCTATAAGAATAAGGGCGTTCAGGCGCTTCTTGATGCCGTTGAGACCTATCTCCCATGTCCTACCGATGTTGAGAATATTGGTCTTGACCTTGATAACGAGGAAACTGAGTTTGCGGTAACCAACAATGATGAAGATCCTCTTATCATGCTTGCCTTCAAACTTGAAGATGGTCGTTATGGTCAGTTGACCTATGTACGTACCTATCAGGGGCAGTTGACCAAGGGCGATACCGTATACAATCGTCGTACCGGTCGTAAGGTGAAAATCGGTCGTCTCTGTCGTATGCACTCCGATGAGATGGAAGAGATTGATGGCGTGGGCTCTGGCGATATCGTTGCCCTCTTCGGTGTTGACTGTGCTTCCGGTGATACCTTCACCAATGATGCAGTAAACTGTTCCATGACCTCTATGCATGTGCCTGAGCCTGTAATTTCCCTTTCTATTAAGCCCATAGATAACAAAGCTCAAATTAACATGTCCAAGGCTCTCAACCGTTTCACCAAGGAAGATCCTACCTTTCGTACCTTCGTTGACCACGAGACCAATGAGACCATCATCAGCGGTATGGGTGAGCTTCACTTGGAAGTATACGTTGAGCGTATGAAGCGTGAGTATGCTGCTGAAGTTGAAGTAGGTAAGCCTCAGGTTTCTTATCGTGAGACCATTACTCAGCGTGCTGAGTTCAACTACACCCACAAGAAGCAGACTGGTGGTACTGGTCAGTTCGGTCGTGTTGCAGGTTATATGGAGCCTCTCGATGAGGGCGATTACGAATTTGTTGATAAGATTGTTGGTGGAGCAATTCCTCGTGAATTTATCAGCTCCTGTGACAAAGGTTTCCAAAAGTCTCTGGTGAAAGGTCATCTCTGTGGTGCAGGAATTACCGGCGTTCGTTGTGTTATCAATGACGGTTCTTTTCATGCAGTTGATTCCTCCGATGTTGCCTTCCAAATTGCATCTGTTGGTGCGTTTAAAGATGGTTACATGAAGGCTAAGCCTGTTATCATGGAACCAATCATGAAGGTAAGCGTTGAAGGTCCTTCTGAATTCCAAGGTGCTGTTATGGGATCCATCAACCAGCGTCGTGGTATGATCATTGGTTCTAACGAAGAAGGTACATATTCTGTGATTGAAGCAGAGGTGCCTCTTTCTGAAATGTTCGGTTATTCTACCACTCTTCGTTCCCTTACTCAGGGTAAAGCAGAGTTCACCATGGAGTTCGCAAACTTCAAGCCTGTTCCAAAGACCGTTGGTGATAATTTGATCAAAGCCCACGAGGAAGAGCGTAAGAACGGTTGA
- a CDS encoding glycosyltransferase family 10 domain-containing protein yields the protein MFNICPENSPAKGYVTEKIFEAIEAGAIPVYWGGAEPEPGVLNPRRIIFWQLDSDNRESLALIEKIYREETVREKFLKEPVFTENAACEIYAYFQVLKGDIAGMLGRKQ from the coding sequence TTGTTTAATATCTGTCCTGAGAACTCACCGGCTAAGGGCTATGTCACAGAAAAGATATTTGAGGCAATTGAGGCTGGAGCAATTCCTGTTTATTGGGGGGGGGCTGAACCTGAACCGGGGGTGTTGAATCCTCGGCGAATTATCTTTTGGCAGTTAGACTCGGATAATCGAGAGTCGTTAGCCCTTATCGAGAAAATATATAGGGAGGAGACGGTTCGGGAAAAGTTTTTAAAGGAGCCTGTCTTTACAGAAAATGCTGCTTGTGAAATATACGCGTACTTTCAGGTGTTGAAGGGTGATATTGCTGGGATGTTGGGAAGAAAACAGTAA
- a CDS encoding endonuclease domain-containing protein — translation MTTSKRAFTLKKHKTLRQKLRNNLTPSERGLWLYLRRKGCGCKFRRQHSIGRYVVDFYCHELKLVIEVDGDSHFQSGAVEHDQQREDFLKSLGLTILHYTNVDVLNNGLAVAENIATKVELLQQK, via the coding sequence ATGACAACAAGCAAAAGAGCCTTCACACTCAAAAAGCATAAAACCCTCCGACAAAAGCTTCGCAACAATCTCACGCCATCGGAAAGAGGGCTCTGGCTTTACCTCAGGCGAAAAGGTTGCGGTTGCAAGTTTCGTCGCCAACATAGCATCGGCAGATACGTAGTCGACTTCTACTGTCATGAACTCAAACTTGTCATTGAGGTAGATGGCGATAGTCATTTCCAATCAGGTGCCGTTGAACATGATCAACAGCGCGAAGATTTTCTCAAATCACTTGGCCTCACCATTCTCCACTACACAAACGTCGATGTCCTCAACAACGGTCTTGCAGTTGCAGAAAATATTGCTACTAAAGTCGAATTACTACAACAAAAATAG
- a CDS encoding glycosyltransferase: protein MPKLSFIIPLYNAEKFIEKCLLSILQQNVPIQDYEIIVVNDGTKDDSRKIVSEMQEKFSNIKIIDQENSGPSVTRNRGLRVATGEYVWFIDSDDYIIDNSLQELLDILTMPSPDILYIGYKKVYENKRDEKGTGERNGTAQPYTNHQFLKKFKSFPPMVWLYIYRRTMLTENRLSFPEGIMHEDEEFTPKALFFAKKIIHFNRAIYCYLKREASITSSPWNPLIDINSKYEICHSLAEFSKAHSDSRDIWQSYFSRKTNRLAINVLDLCIAHNKPKLFKEKLAQLKRNRLYPLQAKASLGIKDYLYARYKMIQFNRYLKRN, encoded by the coding sequence ATGCCAAAGCTCTCATTCATCATCCCCCTGTACAATGCAGAAAAGTTCATTGAAAAGTGTCTATTAAGTATATTACAGCAGAACGTCCCCATTCAAGACTATGAAATAATTGTCGTTAACGATGGGACAAAGGATGATAGCCGCAAAATAGTCTCGGAAATGCAAGAAAAATTCTCAAACATCAAGATCATAGACCAAGAGAACAGTGGGCCGAGCGTCACACGTAACAGAGGACTTCGTGTTGCGACGGGTGAGTATGTCTGGTTCATAGACTCTGATGACTACATCATCGATAACTCCTTACAAGAACTCCTGGATATTTTAACAATGCCCTCACCTGACATACTTTATATAGGCTATAAAAAAGTATATGAAAACAAGAGGGACGAAAAAGGCACAGGAGAACGTAATGGCACAGCACAGCCCTACACCAATCATCAATTCTTAAAAAAATTCAAATCGTTCCCGCCAATGGTCTGGCTATATATCTACAGACGAACCATGCTCACAGAGAACAGGCTCTCTTTTCCGGAAGGAATAATGCATGAGGATGAAGAATTTACCCCCAAGGCCCTCTTCTTTGCAAAAAAAATAATTCACTTCAACAGGGCAATATACTGCTATCTGAAGAGAGAGGCATCCATAACAAGTAGTCCATGGAACCCTCTCATCGACATAAATTCAAAGTATGAAATTTGTCATTCACTGGCAGAATTTTCCAAGGCTCATAGCGACTCAAGAGACATTTGGCAGTCATACTTCTCCCGCAAAACAAACAGATTAGCCATAAACGTTCTAGATCTGTGCATAGCACACAACAAACCGAAACTGTTTAAAGAAAAACTTGCTCAACTCAAAAGAAACAGGCTTTACCCCCTGCAAGCCAAGGCATCCCTCGGAATAAAGGACTACCTCTACGCACGATACAAAATGATCCAGTTCAACAGATACCTTAAACGAAATTAA
- a CDS encoding HDOD domain-containing protein — translation MEKSKQQLKITKFIDHMPSMSTTVGKVLQVCSKTNASPNELCKVISLDPVLTGQVLKLINSAYYSLVNQVTSLPRAITMLGMNTVKNMALSTAAIALVGHARKKSALSMEQFWVHSLGVAVAAKMFGGLQDLDLMQREELFFAGLLHDLGKIPFADDYLQVLELIEEKQIPLIEVEQEVFGITHQYVGEMIAQKWKFNSFLTDCISHHHDFDHRGCDERIALVSLADLYINCMGYGSAGNAYPDLQRRDELLVRLGFDWDQLVQMGENVLVEIERAKIFLQV, via the coding sequence ATGGAAAAAAGCAAACAACAGTTGAAAATCACGAAATTTATTGACCATATGCCTTCTATGTCGACAACGGTTGGTAAGGTACTTCAGGTCTGTAGCAAGACGAATGCCTCCCCCAATGAGCTTTGTAAGGTTATTTCTCTTGACCCTGTTCTCACCGGTCAGGTCTTGAAGTTGATTAATTCTGCCTATTACTCTCTGGTAAACCAGGTGACCTCTCTGCCCCGGGCGATTACCATGTTGGGGATGAATACTGTCAAGAATATGGCCCTGAGTACTGCTGCCATTGCCCTTGTTGGTCATGCGCGAAAAAAAAGTGCCCTTTCCATGGAGCAATTTTGGGTTCATAGTCTGGGCGTTGCCGTTGCCGCCAAGATGTTTGGTGGTTTGCAAGACCTTGATCTTATGCAGAGAGAGGAACTCTTTTTCGCAGGTTTGCTTCATGATTTGGGCAAAATCCCCTTCGCCGATGATTATTTGCAGGTGCTGGAACTTATTGAGGAGAAGCAGATTCCACTGATCGAGGTGGAACAGGAGGTTTTTGGTATAACTCATCAATATGTTGGAGAGATGATTGCTCAGAAATGGAAATTTAACTCCTTTTTAACGGACTGTATTTCGCACCATCATGATTTCGATCATCGGGGTTGTGATGAGCGGATAGCTCTGGTAAGTCTTGCCGATCTGTATATCAACTGTATGGGATATGGCTCCGCCGGTAATGCCTATCCCGATCTTCAGAGGCGAGATGAACTTCTGGTTCGGCTTGGTTTTGATTGGGATCAGTTGGTCCAGATGGGAGAGAATGTCTTGGTTGAAATAGAGCGGGCCAAGATCTTTTTACAGGTATAG